One window from the genome of Anopheles merus strain MAF chromosome 3R, AmerM5.1, whole genome shotgun sequence encodes:
- the LOC121597802 gene encoding facilitated trehalose transporter Tret1-like has protein sequence MTTSPWISRLLLHRNEYLASFSATLCIFMVLCTNAWSSPALPKLLNVPNPPLSITSGDGSWIVSIQAIGGIFGMILVGLTVDRFGRKWPFIASALPVIAGWIMIALARTALLLYIARFLFGISYGMAYGIISIYIGEITSDEVRGAAASLITVLAKLAILFEYSVGPYVSFETLAWLSMVGPVLFLLTFVWMPESPHYLLGRGRSLKWLRRTSAVEEELNCTRKSIERTASERGSMRELFLPAYRNNIIIVLILAVGMQMSGVQAVLSYAQTIFSQISSDLTDAQMSIVLGVVQMVTVSFPVFLVDRVGRRPLLLWSGAGSCIGLLLVSIYFTLEAAGVNVESFGWVSFVGLLFFVISYAFGMATVPFAIMSEIFPKNIRAHANALFGILSGVAIFAVLKLFQIALDNVGAYLPFWVFTVSIGLTFGFVFLYIPETKGKSLDEVQEIIAGWRRKRVPSKSVIVGD, from the exons ATGACTACTTCACCGTGGATTTCGCGTCTGCTGTTACACAGAAATGAGTACTTGGCATCATTTTCTG cTACTCTCTGCATCTTTATGGTTCTATGCACCAACGCATGGTCTTCGCCAGCCCTACCGAAGCTCCTCAACGTGCCGAACCCCCCGCTATCGATTACGTCCGGTGACGGTTCCTGGATCGTATCAATTCAAGCCATCGGCGGTATCTTTGGTATGATACTTGTCGGGCTCACTGTGGACCGATTTGGACGCAAGTGGCCATTTATTGCCAGTGCTCTACCCGTGATTGCCGGATGGATTATGATCGCATTAGCTCGGACGGCGCTGTTGTTGTACATCGCCCGCTTTCTCTTCGGTATTTCGTACGGCATGGCGTATGGAATAATTTCCATCTACATCGGGGAGATCACTTCGGACGAAGTTCGGGGTGCGGCCGCTTCGCTCATCACGGTACTGGCTAAATTGGCGATACTGTTCGAATACTCCGTCGGGCCTTACGTTAGCTTCGAGACACTGGCTTGGCTTTCCATGGTTGGCCCGGTTCTATTTCTGCTCACCTTCGTGTGGATGCCCGAGTCCCCGCACTATCTGCTCGGAAGGGGACGCAGCTTAAAATGGCTGAGGCGGACCTCGGCCGTAGAGGAAGAGCTCAACTGTACCCGGAAATCCATCGAACGAACAGCCAGCGAACGAGGCTCGATGAGAGAACTGTTTCTGCCGGCTTATCGTAACAATATCATCATTGTGTTGATTCTTGCTGTGGGTATGCAGATGTCAGGTGTTCAAGCAGTCCTGAGCTACGCGCAGACCATCTTTTCCCAGATTTCCAGCGATCTAACCGACGCGCAAATGTCCATCGTGCTTGGTGTTGTGCAAATGGTGACCGTGTCCTTTCCGGTGTTTTTAGTCGATCGTGTCGGCCGACGTCCCCTGCTACTGTGGTCTGGTGCCGGAAGCTGTATAGGGCTGCTGCTCGTTTCCATCTACTTTACGCTCGAGGCGGCCGGCGTGAACGTTGAAAGCTTCGGCTGGGTCTCGTTCGTTGGGCTGCTGTTCTTCGTCATTTCGTACGCCTTCGGGATGGCCACTGTGCCGTTTGCAATTATGAGTGAAATTTTCCCCAAAAACATTCGAGCCCACGCGAACGCCCTGTTTGGAATTCTGAGCGGTGTCGCCATCTTTGCCGTGTTGAAATTGTTCCAGATAGCGCTTGACAATGTCGGTGCATACCTTCCGTTCTGGGTGTTCACCGTTAGCATTGGGTTGACGTTTGGGTTCGTGTTTCTTTACATTCCCGAAACCAAGGGCAAGAGCTTGGACGAGGTGCAGGAGATTATTGCCGGATGGCGT